From a region of the Syngnathoides biaculeatus isolate LvHL_M chromosome 2, ASM1980259v1, whole genome shotgun sequence genome:
- the klhl12 gene encoding kelch-like protein 12 isoform X3, which translates to MCSFRYCLPVVEKVFKSFNDSWSGLRALCDPQGSMPPKDIMTNSHAKSILNAMNSLRKSNTLCDITLRVEKTDFPAHRIVLAACSDYFCAMFTSELAEKGKSFVDIQGLTASTMEILLDFVYTETVLVTVENVQELLPAACLLQLKGVKRACCDFLESQLDPSNCLGIRDFAETHNCLDLMQAAELFSQKHFSEVVQHEEFMLLSQTEVEKLIKCDEIQVDSEEPVFEAVLNWVKHNRKEREPYLADMLEFVRMPLLTPRYITDVIDAEPLIRCSLPCRDLVDEAKKFHLRPELRSEMQGPRTQARLGTCLLFLAALQRPHCESLYYFCFLGAKEVLLVIGGFGSQQSPIDVVEKYDPKTQEWTFLPNIARKRRYVATVSLHDRVYVIGGYDGRSRLSSVECLDYTADEDGVWYTVATMNVRRGLAGATTLGDMIYVAGGFDGSRRHTSMERYDPNIDQWSMLGDMQTAREGAGLVVASGLIYCLGGYDGLNILNSVERYDPHTGHWTSVTPMATKRSGAGVALLNDHIYVVGGFDGVSHLDSVEVYNIRTDFWTTVASMTTPRCYVGATVLRGRLYAIAGYDGNSLLSSIECYDPVIDSWEVVTSMVTQRCDAGVCVLREK; encoded by the exons ATGTGTAGCTTTCGTTATTGCCTCCCAGTGGTGGAAAAAGTATTCAAATCTTTTAACG ATTCCTGGAGCGGTTTGAGAGCTCTGTGTGACCCTCAAGGCAGCATGCCCCCCAAGGACATCATGACCAATTCCCACGCCAAATCCATCCTTAATGCCATGAATTCCCTGCGCAAGAGCAACACACTGTGTGATATAACGCTCAGGGTAGAAAAGACGGACTTCCCGGCTCACCGGATTGTCTTAGCGGCCTGCAGCGACTATTTCTGTGCCATGTTCACCAGTGAG CTTGCGGAAAAGGGAAAATCCTTCGTGGACATCCAGGGGCTGACTGCATCGACGATGGAGATCTTGTTGGACTTTGTGTACACGGAGACGGTGCTCGTGACGGTGGAGAATGTGCAAGAACTGCTCCCTGCCGCATGCCTGCTTCAACTGAAAG GAGTGAAAAGAGCGTGTTGTGATTTTTTGGAGAGCCAACTGGATCCGTCGAACTGTCTGGGCATCCGCGACTTCGCCGAAACGCACAATTGCCTCGACCTGATGCAAGCGGCCGAGCTCTTCTCCCAAAAGCATTTCTCCGAGGTGGTTCAGCACGAGGAGTTCATGCTGCTGAGCCAGACCGAAGTGGAAAAGCTTATCAAATGTGATGAAATCCAG GTGGATTCCGAAGAGCCCGTCTTCGAAGCTGTGCTCAACTGGGTCAAACACAACCGAAAAGAGAGAGAGCCGTACTTGGCGGACATGCTGGAGTTTGTCCGAATGCCGTTGCTGACCCCCCGCTACATCACTGACGTCATTGATGCCGAG CCCTTGATACGCTGCAGTCTACCATGTCGAGACCTTGTCGATGAAGCAAAGAAATTTCACCTGAGACCGGAGCTGAGGAGCGAGATGCAAGGCCCGCGCACACAAGCAAGATTAGGCacgtgtcttttgtttttagctGCGCTTCAGCGTCCACACTGTGAAAgcctttattatttttgttttttaggtgCCAAAGAAGTCCTCTTGGTGATTGGCGGCTTTGGCAGCCAACAATCACCAATCGATGTCGTGGAGAAATATGATCCGAAAACTCAAGAGTGGACTTTCCTCCCG AACATTGCAAGGAAACGGCGTTACGTTGCCACAGTGTCTCTCCATGATCGCGTGTATGTGATCGGAGGTTACGACGGACGGTCGAGGCTCAGCTCAGTAGAGTGTCTGGACTACACGGCGGACGAGGATGGGGTTTGGTACACTGTCGCCACTATGAATGTGCGCCGTGGCCTCGCTGGAGCTACAACGCTCGGAG ACATGATCTACGTTGCCGGTGGCTTTGATGGCAGCCGGCGCCATACCAGCATGGAACGATACGACCCAAACATTGATCAGTGGAGCATGCTAGGAGATATGCAGACAGCCCGAGAAGGTGCTGGTTTGGTGGTGGCCAGTGGACTGATATACTGTCTCG GAGGCTATGATGGACTCAATATACTGAATTCTGTGGAGCGGTATGACCCCCACACAGGCCACTGGACCAGCGTCACCCCGATGGCCACTAAGCGCTCAG GGGCAGGCGTGGCGTTACTCAATGACCACATCTACGTGGTCGGAGGTTTTGATGGGGTATCACACCTGGACTCTGTTGAGGTCTATAACATCAGAACAGACTTTTGGACCACTGTGGCCAGCATGACCACACCTCGATGCTACGTAGGAGCAACTGTCCTCAGAGGACGACTGTATGCCATTGCCGG
- the klhl12 gene encoding kelch-like protein 12 isoform X5: MCSFRYCLPVVEKVFKSFNDSWSGLRALCDPQGSMPPKDIMTNSHAKSILNAMNSLRKSNTLCDITLRVEKTDFPAHRIVLAACSDYFCAMFTSELAEKGKSFVDIQGLTASTMEILLDFVYTETVLVTVENVQELLPAACLLQLKGVKRACCDFLESQLDPSNCLGIRDFAETHNCLDLMQAAELFSQKHFSEVVQHEEFMLLSQTEVEKLIKCDEIQVDSEEPVFEAVLNWVKHNRKEREPYLADMLEFVRMPLLTPRYITDVIDAEPLIRCSLPCRDLVDEAKKFHLRPELRSEMQGPRTQARLGAKEVLLVIGGFGSQQSPIDVVEKYDPKTQEWTFLPNIARKRRYVATVSLHDRVYVIGGYDGRSRLSSVECLDYTADEDGVWYTVATMNVRRGLAGATTLGDMIYVAGGFDGSRRHTSMERYDPNIDQWSMLGDMQTAREGAGLVVASGLIYCLGGYDGLNILNSVERYDPHTGHWTSVTPMATKRSGAGVALLNDHIYVVGGFDGVSHLDSVEVYNIRTDFWTTVASMTTPRCYVGATVLRGRLYAIAGYDGNSLLSSIECYDPVIDSWEVVTSMVTQRCDAGVCVLREK, translated from the exons ATGTGTAGCTTTCGTTATTGCCTCCCAGTGGTGGAAAAAGTATTCAAATCTTTTAACG ATTCCTGGAGCGGTTTGAGAGCTCTGTGTGACCCTCAAGGCAGCATGCCCCCCAAGGACATCATGACCAATTCCCACGCCAAATCCATCCTTAATGCCATGAATTCCCTGCGCAAGAGCAACACACTGTGTGATATAACGCTCAGGGTAGAAAAGACGGACTTCCCGGCTCACCGGATTGTCTTAGCGGCCTGCAGCGACTATTTCTGTGCCATGTTCACCAGTGAG CTTGCGGAAAAGGGAAAATCCTTCGTGGACATCCAGGGGCTGACTGCATCGACGATGGAGATCTTGTTGGACTTTGTGTACACGGAGACGGTGCTCGTGACGGTGGAGAATGTGCAAGAACTGCTCCCTGCCGCATGCCTGCTTCAACTGAAAG GAGTGAAAAGAGCGTGTTGTGATTTTTTGGAGAGCCAACTGGATCCGTCGAACTGTCTGGGCATCCGCGACTTCGCCGAAACGCACAATTGCCTCGACCTGATGCAAGCGGCCGAGCTCTTCTCCCAAAAGCATTTCTCCGAGGTGGTTCAGCACGAGGAGTTCATGCTGCTGAGCCAGACCGAAGTGGAAAAGCTTATCAAATGTGATGAAATCCAG GTGGATTCCGAAGAGCCCGTCTTCGAAGCTGTGCTCAACTGGGTCAAACACAACCGAAAAGAGAGAGAGCCGTACTTGGCGGACATGCTGGAGTTTGTCCGAATGCCGTTGCTGACCCCCCGCTACATCACTGACGTCATTGATGCCGAG CCCTTGATACGCTGCAGTCTACCATGTCGAGACCTTGTCGATGAAGCAAAGAAATTTCACCTGAGACCGGAGCTGAGGAGCGAGATGCAAGGCCCGCGCACACAAGCAAGATTAG gtgCCAAAGAAGTCCTCTTGGTGATTGGCGGCTTTGGCAGCCAACAATCACCAATCGATGTCGTGGAGAAATATGATCCGAAAACTCAAGAGTGGACTTTCCTCCCG AACATTGCAAGGAAACGGCGTTACGTTGCCACAGTGTCTCTCCATGATCGCGTGTATGTGATCGGAGGTTACGACGGACGGTCGAGGCTCAGCTCAGTAGAGTGTCTGGACTACACGGCGGACGAGGATGGGGTTTGGTACACTGTCGCCACTATGAATGTGCGCCGTGGCCTCGCTGGAGCTACAACGCTCGGAG ACATGATCTACGTTGCCGGTGGCTTTGATGGCAGCCGGCGCCATACCAGCATGGAACGATACGACCCAAACATTGATCAGTGGAGCATGCTAGGAGATATGCAGACAGCCCGAGAAGGTGCTGGTTTGGTGGTGGCCAGTGGACTGATATACTGTCTCG GAGGCTATGATGGACTCAATATACTGAATTCTGTGGAGCGGTATGACCCCCACACAGGCCACTGGACCAGCGTCACCCCGATGGCCACTAAGCGCTCAG GGGCAGGCGTGGCGTTACTCAATGACCACATCTACGTGGTCGGAGGTTTTGATGGGGTATCACACCTGGACTCTGTTGAGGTCTATAACATCAGAACAGACTTTTGGACCACTGTGGCCAGCATGACCACACCTCGATGCTACGTAGGAGCAACTGTCCTCAGAGGACGACTGTATGCCATTGCCGG
- the klhl12 gene encoding kelch-like protein 12 isoform X4, protein MSPPPTCASSGSVSAEMNNPEKEGTLICPFLGQRLCELTAGSAHGTHLVASVCAHALTHVAVSTSSDSWSGLRALCDPQGSMPPKDIMTNSHAKSILNAMNSLRKSNTLCDITLRVEKTDFPAHRIVLAACSDYFCAMFTSELAEKGKSFVDIQGLTASTMEILLDFVYTETVLVTVENVQELLPAACLLQLKGVKRACCDFLESQLDPSNCLGIRDFAETHNCLDLMQAAELFSQKHFSEVVQHEEFMLLSQTEVEKLIKCDEIQVDSEEPVFEAVLNWVKHNRKEREPYLADMLEFVRMPLLTPRYITDVIDAEPLIRCSLPCRDLVDEAKKFHLRPELRSEMQGPRTQARLGAKEVLLVIGGFGSQQSPIDVVEKYDPKTQEWTFLPNIARKRRYVATVSLHDRVYVIGGYDGRSRLSSVECLDYTADEDGVWYTVATMNVRRGLAGATTLGDMIYVAGGFDGSRRHTSMERYDPNIDQWSMLGDMQTAREGAGLVVASGLIYCLGGYDGLNILNSVERYDPHTGHWTSVTPMATKRSGAGVALLNDHIYVVGGFDGVSHLDSVEVYNIRTDFWTTVASMTTPRCYVGATVLRGRLYAIAGAYPKEGA, encoded by the exons ATGTCGCCACCGCCCACCTGCGCATCAAGCGGCTCCGTCAGCGCTGAAATGAACAACCCTGAAAAGGAGGGAACACTTATTTGCCCATTTTTAGGGCAGCGACTGTGTGAACTCACTGCGGGGAGCGCGCACGGAACGCATCTCGTTGCAAGCGTGTGCGCGCACGCACTGACGCACGTCGCGGTGTCGACGTCATCCG ATTCCTGGAGCGGTTTGAGAGCTCTGTGTGACCCTCAAGGCAGCATGCCCCCCAAGGACATCATGACCAATTCCCACGCCAAATCCATCCTTAATGCCATGAATTCCCTGCGCAAGAGCAACACACTGTGTGATATAACGCTCAGGGTAGAAAAGACGGACTTCCCGGCTCACCGGATTGTCTTAGCGGCCTGCAGCGACTATTTCTGTGCCATGTTCACCAGTGAG CTTGCGGAAAAGGGAAAATCCTTCGTGGACATCCAGGGGCTGACTGCATCGACGATGGAGATCTTGTTGGACTTTGTGTACACGGAGACGGTGCTCGTGACGGTGGAGAATGTGCAAGAACTGCTCCCTGCCGCATGCCTGCTTCAACTGAAAG GAGTGAAAAGAGCGTGTTGTGATTTTTTGGAGAGCCAACTGGATCCGTCGAACTGTCTGGGCATCCGCGACTTCGCCGAAACGCACAATTGCCTCGACCTGATGCAAGCGGCCGAGCTCTTCTCCCAAAAGCATTTCTCCGAGGTGGTTCAGCACGAGGAGTTCATGCTGCTGAGCCAGACCGAAGTGGAAAAGCTTATCAAATGTGATGAAATCCAG GTGGATTCCGAAGAGCCCGTCTTCGAAGCTGTGCTCAACTGGGTCAAACACAACCGAAAAGAGAGAGAGCCGTACTTGGCGGACATGCTGGAGTTTGTCCGAATGCCGTTGCTGACCCCCCGCTACATCACTGACGTCATTGATGCCGAG CCCTTGATACGCTGCAGTCTACCATGTCGAGACCTTGTCGATGAAGCAAAGAAATTTCACCTGAGACCGGAGCTGAGGAGCGAGATGCAAGGCCCGCGCACACAAGCAAGATTAG gtgCCAAAGAAGTCCTCTTGGTGATTGGCGGCTTTGGCAGCCAACAATCACCAATCGATGTCGTGGAGAAATATGATCCGAAAACTCAAGAGTGGACTTTCCTCCCG AACATTGCAAGGAAACGGCGTTACGTTGCCACAGTGTCTCTCCATGATCGCGTGTATGTGATCGGAGGTTACGACGGACGGTCGAGGCTCAGCTCAGTAGAGTGTCTGGACTACACGGCGGACGAGGATGGGGTTTGGTACACTGTCGCCACTATGAATGTGCGCCGTGGCCTCGCTGGAGCTACAACGCTCGGAG ACATGATCTACGTTGCCGGTGGCTTTGATGGCAGCCGGCGCCATACCAGCATGGAACGATACGACCCAAACATTGATCAGTGGAGCATGCTAGGAGATATGCAGACAGCCCGAGAAGGTGCTGGTTTGGTGGTGGCCAGTGGACTGATATACTGTCTCG GAGGCTATGATGGACTCAATATACTGAATTCTGTGGAGCGGTATGACCCCCACACAGGCCACTGGACCAGCGTCACCCCGATGGCCACTAAGCGCTCAG GGGCAGGCGTGGCGTTACTCAATGACCACATCTACGTGGTCGGAGGTTTTGATGGGGTATCACACCTGGACTCTGTTGAGGTCTATAACATCAGAACAGACTTTTGGACCACTGTGGCCAGCATGACCACACCTCGATGCTACGTAGGAGCAACTGTCCTCAGAGGACGACTGTATGCCATTGCCGG
- the klhl12 gene encoding kelch-like protein 12 isoform X2, giving the protein MSPPPTCASSGSVSAEMNNPEKEGTLICPFLGQRLCELTAGSAHGTHLVASVCAHALTHVAVSTSSDSWSGLRALCDPQGSMPPKDIMTNSHAKSILNAMNSLRKSNTLCDITLRVEKTDFPAHRIVLAACSDYFCAMFTSELAEKGKSFVDIQGLTASTMEILLDFVYTETVLVTVENVQELLPAACLLQLKGVKRACCDFLESQLDPSNCLGIRDFAETHNCLDLMQAAELFSQKHFSEVVQHEEFMLLSQTEVEKLIKCDEIQVDSEEPVFEAVLNWVKHNRKEREPYLADMLEFVRMPLLTPRYITDVIDAEPLIRCSLPCRDLVDEAKKFHLRPELRSEMQGPRTQARLGAKEVLLVIGGFGSQQSPIDVVEKYDPKTQEWTFLPNIARKRRYVATVSLHDRVYVIGGYDGRSRLSSVECLDYTADEDGVWYTVATMNVRRGLAGATTLGDMIYVAGGFDGSRRHTSMERYDPNIDQWSMLGDMQTAREGAGLVVASGLIYCLGGYDGLNILNSVERYDPHTGHWTSVTPMATKRSGAGVALLNDHIYVVGGFDGVSHLDSVEVYNIRTDFWTTVASMTTPRCYVGATVLRGRLYAIAGYDGNSLLSSIECYDPVIDSWEVVTSMVTQRCDAGVCVLREK; this is encoded by the exons ATGTCGCCACCGCCCACCTGCGCATCAAGCGGCTCCGTCAGCGCTGAAATGAACAACCCTGAAAAGGAGGGAACACTTATTTGCCCATTTTTAGGGCAGCGACTGTGTGAACTCACTGCGGGGAGCGCGCACGGAACGCATCTCGTTGCAAGCGTGTGCGCGCACGCACTGACGCACGTCGCGGTGTCGACGTCATCCG ATTCCTGGAGCGGTTTGAGAGCTCTGTGTGACCCTCAAGGCAGCATGCCCCCCAAGGACATCATGACCAATTCCCACGCCAAATCCATCCTTAATGCCATGAATTCCCTGCGCAAGAGCAACACACTGTGTGATATAACGCTCAGGGTAGAAAAGACGGACTTCCCGGCTCACCGGATTGTCTTAGCGGCCTGCAGCGACTATTTCTGTGCCATGTTCACCAGTGAG CTTGCGGAAAAGGGAAAATCCTTCGTGGACATCCAGGGGCTGACTGCATCGACGATGGAGATCTTGTTGGACTTTGTGTACACGGAGACGGTGCTCGTGACGGTGGAGAATGTGCAAGAACTGCTCCCTGCCGCATGCCTGCTTCAACTGAAAG GAGTGAAAAGAGCGTGTTGTGATTTTTTGGAGAGCCAACTGGATCCGTCGAACTGTCTGGGCATCCGCGACTTCGCCGAAACGCACAATTGCCTCGACCTGATGCAAGCGGCCGAGCTCTTCTCCCAAAAGCATTTCTCCGAGGTGGTTCAGCACGAGGAGTTCATGCTGCTGAGCCAGACCGAAGTGGAAAAGCTTATCAAATGTGATGAAATCCAG GTGGATTCCGAAGAGCCCGTCTTCGAAGCTGTGCTCAACTGGGTCAAACACAACCGAAAAGAGAGAGAGCCGTACTTGGCGGACATGCTGGAGTTTGTCCGAATGCCGTTGCTGACCCCCCGCTACATCACTGACGTCATTGATGCCGAG CCCTTGATACGCTGCAGTCTACCATGTCGAGACCTTGTCGATGAAGCAAAGAAATTTCACCTGAGACCGGAGCTGAGGAGCGAGATGCAAGGCCCGCGCACACAAGCAAGATTAG gtgCCAAAGAAGTCCTCTTGGTGATTGGCGGCTTTGGCAGCCAACAATCACCAATCGATGTCGTGGAGAAATATGATCCGAAAACTCAAGAGTGGACTTTCCTCCCG AACATTGCAAGGAAACGGCGTTACGTTGCCACAGTGTCTCTCCATGATCGCGTGTATGTGATCGGAGGTTACGACGGACGGTCGAGGCTCAGCTCAGTAGAGTGTCTGGACTACACGGCGGACGAGGATGGGGTTTGGTACACTGTCGCCACTATGAATGTGCGCCGTGGCCTCGCTGGAGCTACAACGCTCGGAG ACATGATCTACGTTGCCGGTGGCTTTGATGGCAGCCGGCGCCATACCAGCATGGAACGATACGACCCAAACATTGATCAGTGGAGCATGCTAGGAGATATGCAGACAGCCCGAGAAGGTGCTGGTTTGGTGGTGGCCAGTGGACTGATATACTGTCTCG GAGGCTATGATGGACTCAATATACTGAATTCTGTGGAGCGGTATGACCCCCACACAGGCCACTGGACCAGCGTCACCCCGATGGCCACTAAGCGCTCAG GGGCAGGCGTGGCGTTACTCAATGACCACATCTACGTGGTCGGAGGTTTTGATGGGGTATCACACCTGGACTCTGTTGAGGTCTATAACATCAGAACAGACTTTTGGACCACTGTGGCCAGCATGACCACACCTCGATGCTACGTAGGAGCAACTGTCCTCAGAGGACGACTGTATGCCATTGCCGG
- the klhl12 gene encoding kelch-like protein 12 isoform X1 produces the protein MSPPPTCASSGSVSAEMNNPEKEGTLICPFLGQRLCELTAGSAHGTHLVASVCAHALTHVAVSTSSDSWSGLRALCDPQGSMPPKDIMTNSHAKSILNAMNSLRKSNTLCDITLRVEKTDFPAHRIVLAACSDYFCAMFTSELAEKGKSFVDIQGLTASTMEILLDFVYTETVLVTVENVQELLPAACLLQLKGVKRACCDFLESQLDPSNCLGIRDFAETHNCLDLMQAAELFSQKHFSEVVQHEEFMLLSQTEVEKLIKCDEIQVDSEEPVFEAVLNWVKHNRKEREPYLADMLEFVRMPLLTPRYITDVIDAEPLIRCSLPCRDLVDEAKKFHLRPELRSEMQGPRTQARLGTCLLFLAALQRPHCESLYYFCFLGAKEVLLVIGGFGSQQSPIDVVEKYDPKTQEWTFLPNIARKRRYVATVSLHDRVYVIGGYDGRSRLSSVECLDYTADEDGVWYTVATMNVRRGLAGATTLGDMIYVAGGFDGSRRHTSMERYDPNIDQWSMLGDMQTAREGAGLVVASGLIYCLGGYDGLNILNSVERYDPHTGHWTSVTPMATKRSGAGVALLNDHIYVVGGFDGVSHLDSVEVYNIRTDFWTTVASMTTPRCYVGATVLRGRLYAIAGYDGNSLLSSIECYDPVIDSWEVVTSMVTQRCDAGVCVLREK, from the exons ATGTCGCCACCGCCCACCTGCGCATCAAGCGGCTCCGTCAGCGCTGAAATGAACAACCCTGAAAAGGAGGGAACACTTATTTGCCCATTTTTAGGGCAGCGACTGTGTGAACTCACTGCGGGGAGCGCGCACGGAACGCATCTCGTTGCAAGCGTGTGCGCGCACGCACTGACGCACGTCGCGGTGTCGACGTCATCCG ATTCCTGGAGCGGTTTGAGAGCTCTGTGTGACCCTCAAGGCAGCATGCCCCCCAAGGACATCATGACCAATTCCCACGCCAAATCCATCCTTAATGCCATGAATTCCCTGCGCAAGAGCAACACACTGTGTGATATAACGCTCAGGGTAGAAAAGACGGACTTCCCGGCTCACCGGATTGTCTTAGCGGCCTGCAGCGACTATTTCTGTGCCATGTTCACCAGTGAG CTTGCGGAAAAGGGAAAATCCTTCGTGGACATCCAGGGGCTGACTGCATCGACGATGGAGATCTTGTTGGACTTTGTGTACACGGAGACGGTGCTCGTGACGGTGGAGAATGTGCAAGAACTGCTCCCTGCCGCATGCCTGCTTCAACTGAAAG GAGTGAAAAGAGCGTGTTGTGATTTTTTGGAGAGCCAACTGGATCCGTCGAACTGTCTGGGCATCCGCGACTTCGCCGAAACGCACAATTGCCTCGACCTGATGCAAGCGGCCGAGCTCTTCTCCCAAAAGCATTTCTCCGAGGTGGTTCAGCACGAGGAGTTCATGCTGCTGAGCCAGACCGAAGTGGAAAAGCTTATCAAATGTGATGAAATCCAG GTGGATTCCGAAGAGCCCGTCTTCGAAGCTGTGCTCAACTGGGTCAAACACAACCGAAAAGAGAGAGAGCCGTACTTGGCGGACATGCTGGAGTTTGTCCGAATGCCGTTGCTGACCCCCCGCTACATCACTGACGTCATTGATGCCGAG CCCTTGATACGCTGCAGTCTACCATGTCGAGACCTTGTCGATGAAGCAAAGAAATTTCACCTGAGACCGGAGCTGAGGAGCGAGATGCAAGGCCCGCGCACACAAGCAAGATTAGGCacgtgtcttttgtttttagctGCGCTTCAGCGTCCACACTGTGAAAgcctttattatttttgttttttaggtgCCAAAGAAGTCCTCTTGGTGATTGGCGGCTTTGGCAGCCAACAATCACCAATCGATGTCGTGGAGAAATATGATCCGAAAACTCAAGAGTGGACTTTCCTCCCG AACATTGCAAGGAAACGGCGTTACGTTGCCACAGTGTCTCTCCATGATCGCGTGTATGTGATCGGAGGTTACGACGGACGGTCGAGGCTCAGCTCAGTAGAGTGTCTGGACTACACGGCGGACGAGGATGGGGTTTGGTACACTGTCGCCACTATGAATGTGCGCCGTGGCCTCGCTGGAGCTACAACGCTCGGAG ACATGATCTACGTTGCCGGTGGCTTTGATGGCAGCCGGCGCCATACCAGCATGGAACGATACGACCCAAACATTGATCAGTGGAGCATGCTAGGAGATATGCAGACAGCCCGAGAAGGTGCTGGTTTGGTGGTGGCCAGTGGACTGATATACTGTCTCG GAGGCTATGATGGACTCAATATACTGAATTCTGTGGAGCGGTATGACCCCCACACAGGCCACTGGACCAGCGTCACCCCGATGGCCACTAAGCGCTCAG GGGCAGGCGTGGCGTTACTCAATGACCACATCTACGTGGTCGGAGGTTTTGATGGGGTATCACACCTGGACTCTGTTGAGGTCTATAACATCAGAACAGACTTTTGGACCACTGTGGCCAGCATGACCACACCTCGATGCTACGTAGGAGCAACTGTCCTCAGAGGACGACTGTATGCCATTGCCGG
- the klhl12 gene encoding kelch-like protein 12 isoform X6, protein MPPKDIMTNSHAKSILNAMNSLRKSNTLCDITLRVEKTDFPAHRIVLAACSDYFCAMFTSELAEKGKSFVDIQGLTASTMEILLDFVYTETVLVTVENVQELLPAACLLQLKGVKRACCDFLESQLDPSNCLGIRDFAETHNCLDLMQAAELFSQKHFSEVVQHEEFMLLSQTEVEKLIKCDEIQVDSEEPVFEAVLNWVKHNRKEREPYLADMLEFVRMPLLTPRYITDVIDAEPLIRCSLPCRDLVDEAKKFHLRPELRSEMQGPRTQARLGTCLLFLAALQRPHCESLYYFCFLGAKEVLLVIGGFGSQQSPIDVVEKYDPKTQEWTFLPNIARKRRYVATVSLHDRVYVIGGYDGRSRLSSVECLDYTADEDGVWYTVATMNVRRGLAGATTLGDMIYVAGGFDGSRRHTSMERYDPNIDQWSMLGDMQTAREGAGLVVASGLIYCLGGYDGLNILNSVERYDPHTGHWTSVTPMATKRSGAGVALLNDHIYVVGGFDGVSHLDSVEVYNIRTDFWTTVASMTTPRCYVGATVLRGRLYAIAGYDGNSLLSSIECYDPVIDSWEVVTSMVTQRCDAGVCVLREK, encoded by the exons ATGCCCCCCAAGGACATCATGACCAATTCCCACGCCAAATCCATCCTTAATGCCATGAATTCCCTGCGCAAGAGCAACACACTGTGTGATATAACGCTCAGGGTAGAAAAGACGGACTTCCCGGCTCACCGGATTGTCTTAGCGGCCTGCAGCGACTATTTCTGTGCCATGTTCACCAGTGAG CTTGCGGAAAAGGGAAAATCCTTCGTGGACATCCAGGGGCTGACTGCATCGACGATGGAGATCTTGTTGGACTTTGTGTACACGGAGACGGTGCTCGTGACGGTGGAGAATGTGCAAGAACTGCTCCCTGCCGCATGCCTGCTTCAACTGAAAG GAGTGAAAAGAGCGTGTTGTGATTTTTTGGAGAGCCAACTGGATCCGTCGAACTGTCTGGGCATCCGCGACTTCGCCGAAACGCACAATTGCCTCGACCTGATGCAAGCGGCCGAGCTCTTCTCCCAAAAGCATTTCTCCGAGGTGGTTCAGCACGAGGAGTTCATGCTGCTGAGCCAGACCGAAGTGGAAAAGCTTATCAAATGTGATGAAATCCAG GTGGATTCCGAAGAGCCCGTCTTCGAAGCTGTGCTCAACTGGGTCAAACACAACCGAAAAGAGAGAGAGCCGTACTTGGCGGACATGCTGGAGTTTGTCCGAATGCCGTTGCTGACCCCCCGCTACATCACTGACGTCATTGATGCCGAG CCCTTGATACGCTGCAGTCTACCATGTCGAGACCTTGTCGATGAAGCAAAGAAATTTCACCTGAGACCGGAGCTGAGGAGCGAGATGCAAGGCCCGCGCACACAAGCAAGATTAGGCacgtgtcttttgtttttagctGCGCTTCAGCGTCCACACTGTGAAAgcctttattatttttgttttttaggtgCCAAAGAAGTCCTCTTGGTGATTGGCGGCTTTGGCAGCCAACAATCACCAATCGATGTCGTGGAGAAATATGATCCGAAAACTCAAGAGTGGACTTTCCTCCCG AACATTGCAAGGAAACGGCGTTACGTTGCCACAGTGTCTCTCCATGATCGCGTGTATGTGATCGGAGGTTACGACGGACGGTCGAGGCTCAGCTCAGTAGAGTGTCTGGACTACACGGCGGACGAGGATGGGGTTTGGTACACTGTCGCCACTATGAATGTGCGCCGTGGCCTCGCTGGAGCTACAACGCTCGGAG ACATGATCTACGTTGCCGGTGGCTTTGATGGCAGCCGGCGCCATACCAGCATGGAACGATACGACCCAAACATTGATCAGTGGAGCATGCTAGGAGATATGCAGACAGCCCGAGAAGGTGCTGGTTTGGTGGTGGCCAGTGGACTGATATACTGTCTCG GAGGCTATGATGGACTCAATATACTGAATTCTGTGGAGCGGTATGACCCCCACACAGGCCACTGGACCAGCGTCACCCCGATGGCCACTAAGCGCTCAG GGGCAGGCGTGGCGTTACTCAATGACCACATCTACGTGGTCGGAGGTTTTGATGGGGTATCACACCTGGACTCTGTTGAGGTCTATAACATCAGAACAGACTTTTGGACCACTGTGGCCAGCATGACCACACCTCGATGCTACGTAGGAGCAACTGTCCTCAGAGGACGACTGTATGCCATTGCCGG